One window from the genome of Lasioglossum baleicum chromosome 9, iyLasBale1, whole genome shotgun sequence encodes:
- the LOC143212380 gene encoding uncharacterized protein CG1161 has translation MLKHIFLVTVIILTCLSQSEAQYDDKRCKCICPSLASMVNATQLSLERQTYITNVPPSQCNCEGVVLAKAGDQLKGKEEIYCSRCDCKYENRNTTIIKIVVILVIWVISLLVIYMLFLICLDPLLNKRIHKTSANIGYHEHNNEDDDTSITPGTSHPMGERGNVLNRVGHQQDKWKRQVREQRRNIYDRHTMLN, from the exons ATGTTGAAACACATATTTCTTGTAACAGTAATCATACTGACATGTTTATCACAGTCCGAG GCACAATACGACGATAAACGATGTAAATGCATTTGTCCTAGCCTAGCCTCTATGGTGAATGCAACGCAATTATCATTAGAACGGCAGACCTACATTACAAATGTTCCACCTTCTCAATG TAACTGCGAAGGTGTTGTATTAGCGAAAGCAGGCGATCAATTAAAAGGCAAAGAGGAAATATATTGTTCACGATGCGACTGCAAATATGAAAATAGAAATACCACCATCATCAAA ATAGTAGTAATACTCGTTATTTGGGTCATATCTCTTTTAGTCATCTATATGTTGTTCTTAATTTGTTTGGACCCATTACTGAACAAACGAATCCATAAAACATCCGCGAATATCGGCTACCATGAACACAACAATGAAGAT GATGACACATCGATAACTCCAGGAACGTCTCACCCTATGGGTGAAAGAGGTAATGTTTTAAATCGTGTCGGGCATCAACAAGATAAATGGAAACGCCAAGTACGTGAACAAAGGCGTAATATTTACGATCGACATACTATGCTTAATTAA
- the LOC143212376 gene encoding flotillin-1: MSCGFVTCGPNEALVVSGCCYSKPLLVPGGRVFVWPIVQQVQKISLNTMTLQVESPTVYTCQGVPISVTGIAQVKIQGQNEEMLSTACEQFLGKSEEEIHNIALVTLEGHQRAIMGSMTVEEIYKDRKKFSKEVFEVASSDLVNMGITVVSYTLKDIRDEEGYLKALGMARTAEVKRDARIGEAEARRDAQIREAIAEEQRMAARFLNDTDIAKAQRDFELKKAAYDVEVQTKKAEAEMAFELQAAKTKQRIMEEQMQVQVVERAQEISVQEQEMLRRERELDATVKRPADAEKYRLEKLAEANKLRLIMEAEAEAEAIKIRGDAEAFAIDAKAKAEAEQMTMKAAAWNEYKSAAMIDMMLDTLPKVAAEVAAPLSQAKKITMVSSGNGTVGAEKLTEEVFNIVTRVPDIVKNLTGVDIAKSIHAA, from the exons GATGCTGCTACAGCAAACCACTTTTGGTACCTGGTGGCCGGGTGTTTGTCTGGCCTATCGTTCAACAAGTGCAAAA AATTTCATTGAATACCATGACATTACAAGTCGAAAGTCCAACGGTATATACGTGTCAAGGCGTACCGATATCTGTGACAGGAATAGCGCAG GTCAAGATACAAGGACAAAACGAAGAAATGCTTTCCACTGCGTGCGAACAGTTTTTAGGAAAATCCGAAGAAGAAATTCACAATATTGCGCTTGTTACATTAGAAGGACATCAAAGAGCGATTATGGGAAGCATGACTGTAGAG GAAATATACAAAGACCGTAAAAAATTCAGCAAAGAAGTGTTTGAAGTAGCCAGCAGCGATCTAGTCAATATGGGAATTACTGTTGTGTCCTACACATTAAAAGATATTCGAGACGAAGAA GGTTATCTAAAAGCCCTTGGAATGGCGCGAACAGCCGAGGTGAAACGTGACGCGAGAATCGGAGAAGCAGAAGCTCGCAGGGACGCTCAAATTCGCGAGGCCATTGCTGAAGAGCAGCGGATGGCCGCGCGTTTCCTTAACGACACCGATATTGCGAAAGCGCAACGAGATTTTGAATTGAAAAAAGCCGCTTACGATGTCGAAGTCCAAACGAAA AAAGCAGAAGCAGAAATGGCGTTCGAATTGCAAGCTGCGAAAACGAAACAGAGAATCATGGAAGAGCAGATGCAAGTGCAGGTGGTAGAACGTGCACAGGAAATTTCTGTACAGGAGCAAGAAATGTTGAGACGCGAAAGAGAATTGGATGCTACCGTCAAACGTCCAGCTGACGCGGAGAAATACAG ATTGGAAAAACTGGCCGAAGCTAATAAACTACGGTTGATCATGGAAGCTGAGGCGGAAGCTGAAGCCATAAAAATTCGAGGCGATGCAGAAGCTTTTGCCATTGATGCGAAGGCTAAGGCTGAAGCGGAACAAATGACGATGAAGGCTGCAGCTTGGAACGAATACAAGAGCGCTGCTATGATAGATATGATGCTCGATACTCTTCCAAAG GTTGCTGCTGAAGTCGCAGCACCTTTATCACAAGCAAAGAAAATAACGATGGTTTCTAGTGGCAATGGAACCGTCGGAGCAGAGAAACTGACGGAAGAAGTCTTTAACATTGTGACGCGTGTACCAGACATAGTTAAAAATTTAACAGGCGTGGATATCGCAAAG tCTATCCATGCTGCGTAA
- the LOC143212377 gene encoding ADP/ATP translocase 2-like isoform X1, with protein sequence MDAYKGFLVDFLAGGVSAAVSKTVVAPLERVKLLLQVQATSKQIRPEDRYKGTITVCVLYFKKDVFKSLYNYRSIYSTLGMMDAFVRIPRETGVLSFWRGNLANVIRYFPTQALNFAFKDKFKTLFLGGVPKDAFWKQFAGNLASGGAAGATSLLFVYPLDFARTRLAADIGKADKREFKGLGDCLVKIFKSDGFMGLYRGFNVSVQGIIIYRAAYFGFYDTFKSMLPDPKNSPLYINFLIAQGVTTVAGIMSYPFDTVRRRMMMQSGLSKSEMMYKNTLDCWVKVSKAEGVGAFFKGSVSNILRGTGGAIVLTLYDSLQHVFEEALYGSDTTKSGKDSAPK encoded by the exons ATGGACGCGTACAAgggttttttagtagatttCTTAGCCGGCGGTGTGTCTGCAGCCGTTTCAAAAACTGTAGTCGCCCCCTTAGAAAGGGTGAAATTATTACTTCAAGTACAAGCTACTTCGAAACAAATACGTCCAGAAGACAGGTACAAAGGTACGATTACAGTCTGTGTATTATACTTTAAGAAGGACGTCTTTAAAAGTTTATATAATTATCGTTCCATATATTCTACATTAGGTATGATGGATGCGTTTGTTCGCATACCCAGAGAAACCGGTGTCCTCAGCTTCTGGAGAGGCAATTTAGCTAAtgtaataagatattttccaacTCAAGCATTGAATTTCGCATTTAAAGACAAATTTAAAACTTTGTTTTTGGGAGGTGTACCAAAAGACGCATTTTGGAAGCAGTTTGCTGGAAATTTAGCATCCGGCGGAGCTGCTGGAGCCACATCCCTGTTGTTCGTTTATCCACTCGACTTCGCTCGTACAAG ATTGGCTGCGGATATTGGAAAAGCGGATAAAAGAGAATTCAAAGGTTTGGGTGATTGTTTGGTAAAGATTTTCAAGTCAGACGGTTTTATGGGTTTATATCGTGGCTTCAACGTTAGCGTGCAAggaattattatttatagagCAGCATACTTCGGTTTCTATGACACCTTTAAAAGTATGCTGCCTGATCCAAAGAACAGTCCATTGTATATTAACTTTTTAATTGCACAG GGAGTAACAACAGTGGCTGGAATTATGTCATATCCTTTTGATACAGTTAGAAGACGTATGATGATGCAATCGGGTCTTAGTAAATCAGAGATGATGTATAAAAATACATTGGATTGCTGGGTAAAAGTATCTAAGGCTGAAGGTGTTGGGGCTTTTTTTAAAGGCTCGGTTTCAAATATACTTCGGGGTACTGGTGGAGCAATAGTTTTAACGCTATACGATTCGCTTCAACATGTATTTGAGGAAGCGTTGTATGGAAGCGACACTACTAAAAGTGGAAAAGATTCTGCACCTAAATGA
- the LOC143212377 gene encoding ADP/ATP translocase 2-like isoform X2, with translation MDAYKGFLVDFLAGGVSAAVSKTVVAPLERVKLLLQVQATSKQIRPEDRYKGMMDAFVRIPRETGVLSFWRGNLANVIRYFPTQALNFAFKDKFKTLFLGGVPKDAFWKQFAGNLASGGAAGATSLLFVYPLDFARTRLAADIGKADKREFKGLGDCLVKIFKSDGFMGLYRGFNVSVQGIIIYRAAYFGFYDTFKSMLPDPKNSPLYINFLIAQGVTTVAGIMSYPFDTVRRRMMMQSGLSKSEMMYKNTLDCWVKVSKAEGVGAFFKGSVSNILRGTGGAIVLTLYDSLQHVFEEALYGSDTTKSGKDSAPK, from the exons ATGGACGCGTACAAgggttttttagtagatttCTTAGCCGGCGGTGTGTCTGCAGCCGTTTCAAAAACTGTAGTCGCCCCCTTAGAAAGGGTGAAATTATTACTTCAAGTACAAGCTACTTCGAAACAAATACGTCCAGAAGACAGGTACAAAG GTATGATGGATGCGTTTGTTCGCATACCCAGAGAAACCGGTGTCCTCAGCTTCTGGAGAGGCAATTTAGCTAAtgtaataagatattttccaacTCAAGCATTGAATTTCGCATTTAAAGACAAATTTAAAACTTTGTTTTTGGGAGGTGTACCAAAAGACGCATTTTGGAAGCAGTTTGCTGGAAATTTAGCATCCGGCGGAGCTGCTGGAGCCACATCCCTGTTGTTCGTTTATCCACTCGACTTCGCTCGTACAAG ATTGGCTGCGGATATTGGAAAAGCGGATAAAAGAGAATTCAAAGGTTTGGGTGATTGTTTGGTAAAGATTTTCAAGTCAGACGGTTTTATGGGTTTATATCGTGGCTTCAACGTTAGCGTGCAAggaattattatttatagagCAGCATACTTCGGTTTCTATGACACCTTTAAAAGTATGCTGCCTGATCCAAAGAACAGTCCATTGTATATTAACTTTTTAATTGCACAG GGAGTAACAACAGTGGCTGGAATTATGTCATATCCTTTTGATACAGTTAGAAGACGTATGATGATGCAATCGGGTCTTAGTAAATCAGAGATGATGTATAAAAATACATTGGATTGCTGGGTAAAAGTATCTAAGGCTGAAGGTGTTGGGGCTTTTTTTAAAGGCTCGGTTTCAAATATACTTCGGGGTACTGGTGGAGCAATAGTTTTAACGCTATACGATTCGCTTCAACATGTATTTGAGGAAGCGTTGTATGGAAGCGACACTACTAAAAGTGGAAAAGATTCTGCACCTAAATGA
- the Syx7 gene encoding syntaxin 7: MDIGFSSYHNGGPAREQDFGRLSQTISTSILKISQNVSSMQKMVIQLGGSTDSQELRNQLHQIQHYTQQLAKDTSVLLRDLAMLANNSGSTSPGEQRQRKMQRERLQEEFTSALNSFQAVQKLAASKEKEMVRRAKASAGLPPYGEKKQETLIELQDSRTQKQMQQQQMKEEQNLRMLEEQEASIRQLENNISDINKIFQDLGTIVYDQGEAIDSIEASVERTVVSVTEATSHVRQASMYQNKLRKKKCILVVVGAVVLSILIGIIVWQSS; this comes from the exons ATGGATATTGGCTTCTCATCGTACCACAATGGTGGTCCTGCCAGGGAGCAAGACTTCGGCAGGTTGTCTCAAACAATTAGCACGTCGATTTTGAAGATATCTCAAAATG TGTCTTCGATGCAGAAGATGGTCATTCAACTGGGAGGTTCGACAGACTCCCAGGAACTTCGAAATCAGCT GCATCAAATACAACACTACACGCAGCAGCTGGCAAAAGATACCAGCGTGCTCCTTCGAGATTTGGCTATGTTAGCTAACAATTCAGGATCGACTAGTCCTGGAGAACAGAGACAGCGCAAAATGCAAAGAGAGCGACTCCAAGAGGAATTTACAAGTGCATTAAATTCTTTCCAA GCAGTGCAGAAACTTGCGGCTTCTAAGGAGAAGGAAATGGTTAGAAGGGCCAAAGCGAGTGCTGGTCTTCCACCATACGGAGAGAAGAAACAGGAAACATTGATAGAATTACAGGACAGTAGAACTCAAAAACAAATGCAACAGCAGCAGATGAAAGAGGAACAGAATCTGCGAATGTTAGAGGAACAAGAAGCAAGCATACGACAGTTGGAG AATAATATCAGCGATATTAATAAAATCTTCCAAGATCTCGGCACTATAGTCTACGATCAAGGAGAAGCAATCGATTCCATAGAAGCTTCGGTTGAAAGGACGGTAGTATCTGTCACCGAAGCTACGTCGCATGTAAGGCAAGCAAGCATGTATCAGAATAAACTCCGCAAGAAAAAATGTATACTCGTTGTTGTTGGAGCAGTTGTACTCTCTATATTAATCGGAATCATAGTTTGGCAGAGTTCTTAA